A single Fusobacterium hominis DNA region contains:
- a CDS encoding glycosyltransferase family 4 protein translates to MKKKFLHIHDEFEYTWLGKDNGMIPIYMSEVCGYNSYILTNDIKHELPDVFRSVHIVKVKRLFTKIGNFAYFIKLLRRLNIFRYLIKNAKEIDVLMLFHISRCSYWYAFVYKLLNKTGKVYIKADFNLEVYQKEIGRLNSRSRNFKDFFKKRNEIAEYKKRKKLVTMVDLISYETEDSYNEMKYSYAGVDTKGKVIYLPNGYDNLEIERNYKIKNMDNKKNIILTVGRLGTEAKNTEFLLESLKKIDFKDWKFYFVGSETKEFRIYKDNFFNKYPYLKEKILFLGEIKDRKKLYSLYNEAKVFVLPSKWESFGIVMVEAMAFGEYIITSNTCAANDITKNGEIGKIISIDEDKELVNSIQDVINNKIDLKLKYDKTLEYVKKFRYENIIKNLNEGLK, encoded by the coding sequence ATGAAAAAAAAATTTTTACATATACATGATGAATTTGAATATACATGGCTTGGAAAAGATAATGGAATGATTCCAATATATATGTCAGAGGTTTGTGGATACAATAGTTATATTTTAACAAATGATATAAAGCATGAATTGCCAGATGTATTTAGAAGTGTTCATATAGTTAAAGTTAAACGTTTATTTACAAAAATTGGTAACTTTGCTTACTTTATAAAATTATTGAGGAGATTAAATATATTTAGATATTTGATAAAAAATGCAAAAGAAATAGATGTACTAATGTTGTTCCATATTTCTCGATGTAGCTATTGGTATGCTTTTGTATATAAATTATTAAATAAAACTGGAAAAGTTTATATAAAAGCAGATTTTAATTTAGAAGTGTATCAAAAAGAGATTGGAAGACTTAATAGTAGGTCTAGAAATTTTAAAGACTTTTTTAAAAAAAGAAATGAAATAGCAGAATATAAAAAAAGAAAAAAATTAGTAACTATGGTTGATTTAATAAGTTATGAAACAGAAGATAGTTATAATGAAATGAAATATAGTTATGCAGGAGTAGATACAAAAGGAAAAGTAATATATCTTCCAAATGGATACGATAATTTGGAAATTGAAAGAAATTATAAAATAAAAAATATGGATAATAAAAAAAATATAATATTGACAGTAGGAAGATTAGGAACAGAGGCAAAAAATACTGAATTTTTATTAGAAAGTTTAAAAAAAATTGATTTCAAAGATTGGAAATTTTATTTTGTTGGTTCAGAAACTAAGGAATTTCGAATTTATAAGGATAATTTTTTTAATAAATATCCTTATTTAAAGGAAAAAATATTATTTTTAGGAGAAATAAAAGATAGAAAAAAACTATATAGTTTATATAATGAAGCAAAGGTTTTTGTATTACCATCAAAATGGGAAAGTTTTGGAATTGTAATGGTTGAAGCAATGGCGTTTGGTGAATATATAATTACTTCTAATACTTGTGCTGCTAATGATATAACTAAAAATGGAGAAATAGGAAAAATTATATCTATTGACGAAGATAAAGAACTAGTAAATAGTATTCAAGATGTTATTAATAATAAAATTGATTTGAAATTAAAGTATGATAAAACCTTGGAGTATGTAAAAAAATTTAGATATGAAAATATAATAAAAAATTTAAATGAGGGATTAAAGTGA